The DNA segment CTCCAGATTATGAGTTTAGCCCCTTGTTTGGAGGACTGGCGCTCTAACCAGGCTGAGCTACCCCGGCACGGGTGTGCTAACTTTGCACGCTAAAAGCGCACGCCCTGTGGGTGCTAGCTGGTACTTTTGTAAATACGTTTTCAAACATGCCAATTATTTCTCTGACTAACATGCACCTATACCGGCGCGTTAAGTAACTGTTGGTATTATCCTTGCAATCTAGCAACCTTTCTCAGTAATGAATGACTTCCATCGCTACCACTACATTGATCTACTCTTCCCTCTTCCAGATATTCTTTTTTGCCATGAAGCCATACTTTAACGCTTCCATGTTCCATAGCGTGAATATTCACATTGTATATACAGCGCATGGGCTCAATTGCAATCAGCAGAACAATGGATATGCATATTATTCTACAAAATTGCAGGCACTTTTTTCCTTGTTATTCACGCACATCGGCATAACAGATGGTGATGCAAAATGATACATGCTTCGCAGATCATTTTCGGATAACCTAGGCTCAGATCTGATGCTAGAGAAAATTTATTCGATACGATAAAAATGCTTAGCAAAACCAAACATCATCGGATATTACGCAGATAAAAGATAATAGGAATTTGAGAGAATAAGTACTTATGGGTTAAAAAGTTCAGATACCAGATAGGGCAGAAAAGAAATTCCGAGGAGCTGTAATCGAAAGATTTGGGTAAACTAAAGTGGCGTTGAGTCAAACAGCGGAGAACGCGCTGCACGAAAGGAACGGCAAGGGTTGACCAAGGCAGCAAATGAAGAAATTCTTTAAAATACTTCCATGCAATGAAATATTAACGCAAAAAGGTGTATTTTTTACAGGTGAATATGTTTTTAGATCATAATGTGAAAAATCACAAACGCCCTGATTATAATAATCTGCTGCTTATGTGTTAGCAATGCCTACCGTAATTTCGGTAGCAAATGAGAAGGGAGGAGTGGGAAAGACAGACCTGTCAGTAAACCTGTCCTCATCGATAGCAAAGGAGGGCAGGAAGGTATTGCTAATAGACCTTGATCCACAGGCAAATGCAACAAGGTACCTGTTAAAGGAAGATAGTGAACTCAGCTCTGCAGACCTGCTCATTGATTCACTGACAAGCATCTACGATCTGGCTACAGAGACCGATGTAAACGGCCTAAGTCTGATACCGGCAAGTAAGGCTCTGAGTGCGGCACAGTTGCGCCTTGCTGGCGATGCCGACATGCAGTTCAGGTTGAAGCGCAAGCTAAGGTATCTTACGAACCATTTCGAACTGATCTTCATAGATACACCACCGTCGCTAGGCATTCTCACCATTAACGCTTTAACCGCATCTGGCTTTGTGATAGTGCCATTGCAGGCGCAGTACCTTGCACTTTATGGAATAAGTGATTTGATGGAGACGATTCAAAAACTTAAACAAGAGATCAATCCGGATTTGCAGATATTGGGAATAGTGCTTACCATGTATGACAAGAGAACAAGGATATCAAGGGAGGTTGAAGCCTTCGCTAGGGAGAGGTTTGATGGCAAGTTATTTGCAGCAAGGATACCTTTATGTGTAAAGGTAGCTGAATCACCAAGCCATCACGAGCCAGTAATATCCTATGCACCAAAGAGTTCTGTATCTGAATCCTACACAATGCTAGCCAAGGAGGTTCTGCAATGCCTTCAAGATTGCGAGACAACCCTTTGCAAAGAAATTTAGATGTCAAAAGGAAATCTTATCCAGAAAGGTATCTTAGACGCTTCTTTGAAAGGAACGTTATACAGGAAGATCTGGCCTGTTGCCCGCGGTGTTTTGGCCCTCTATTCCAGGAAAGAGGTGCCGACTGCGTATGGTGCGAATGCGGCGCAAGTTACCAATTAGTACAGATCGATATCTCCGATGAAGACGATGATCTATAAAATGGATAGACAAACGCATGTACTATGAACGTAATATAGCTGAGCTGAGTAGAGCAGAGCGTAACAAAAAGATCCTTACCTACAATCATATTCAACATGATAGATATTAGCAG comes from the Nitrososphaerales archaeon genome and includes:
- a CDS encoding ParA family protein, whose product is MPTVISVANEKGGVGKTDLSVNLSSSIAKEGRKVLLIDLDPQANATRYLLKEDSELSSADLLIDSLTSIYDLATETDVNGLSLIPASKALSAAQLRLAGDADMQFRLKRKLRYLTNHFELIFIDTPPSLGILTINALTASGFVIVPLQAQYLALYGISDLMETIQKLKQEINPDLQILGIVLTMYDKRTRISREVEAFARERFDGKLFAARIPLCVKVAESPSHHEPVISYAPKSSVSESYTMLAKEVLQCLQDCETTLCKEI